The following is a genomic window from Halobacterium sp. R2-5.
GACGGCGTCCTCGGCGGCGGCTCGCATGGCTTCGACGTCCAGCGACGTGAGTCCCGAATTCGAGACCGACATGTTCCGACTTCGACTTGACTACTACTGTGGCATTAGCGTTGCGCCGCTACGTACCGTCCTCGCTGCCGTAGTCGGCGCCGACAGGCGGCAGCCCGCTGTCGTCGAATTCGAGGACCGCGTCGCCGTTGCCGGAGCCGTCCGCCATCCCCGTGGTCATCAGGATGCGGATGGCCGCGCGCACGCTCAGGTCCGCGTCGTAGACGCGGCTCTCCGGCACGAGCAACAGCGCGCCCTGCGTGGGGTTCGGGCTGCCGGGGACGAACACGTTGTGCGCGGGCTCGCCCGCGACGTCCTCGACGTCGCTCGGGCTGTTCCCGGTCTTCAGGCCGAGCCGGTAGAGCCCGTCGCGCTCGTACTCGACGTACACCGCGGACTCGAAGTCCGAGCTCCGCGAGGAGACGGAGTTCGCCATCTGCTTGATGCTCCCGTAGATGGTGCGGAACACGGGAACGAAGTTGACGAGCCGGCCGGTCCGGCCGAAGACGTGCTGGCCGAGCGGGCGCTTCGCGAACGCGCCCAGTAGGGTGACCGAGACCAGCAACACCACGGCGGCGACGAGCTGCGCGAGCAGTTCGTTGTTCGCGGTGTACGTCGCGAGCCGCGTGCTCTCGACGATGGGCTGTAGCTGGCCGGCCAGCAGGTCGGAGACGAAGCGGAGGATGACGAGCGTCGCGAGCAGCGGCGCGACGAGTACCACGCCCGCCAGAAAGCTGCTCTTCAGTGACTCCTTGAGCCGCATACAGCGAAGGGGTACGCGGCGGAGAAAAGTGTGGTGGTGGTCGGGGGCGTTCGCTGCAGAGCTGTCACTCGCGAGAACACACGTCAACGTTTATGTTGGTGGAATAAGATGACAGAACGAGTACTAATGCGAAGGGAGGGGGGACACGGCGACACGGACCACGTTCTCGTCACCGGAACAGCCGTCACGCCCGCAGACGCGGCCGTCGAACCGGCGTCGAACGTGCTCGGAGTCGCCTACGACACCAC
Proteins encoded in this region:
- a CDS encoding DUF502 domain-containing protein, with translation MRLKESLKSSFLAGVVLVAPLLATLVILRFVSDLLAGQLQPIVESTRLATYTANNELLAQLVAAVVLLVSVTLLGAFAKRPLGQHVFGRTGRLVNFVPVFRTIYGSIKQMANSVSSRSSDFESAVYVEYERDGLYRLGLKTGNSPSDVEDVAGEPAHNVFVPGSPNPTQGALLLVPESRVYDADLSVRAAIRILMTTGMADGSGNGDAVLEFDDSGLPPVGADYGSEDGT